A window from Pseudoliparis swirei isolate HS2019 ecotype Mariana Trench chromosome 17, NWPU_hadal_v1, whole genome shotgun sequence encodes these proteins:
- the si:ch211-189a15.5 gene encoding uncharacterized protein si:ch211-189a15.5, translating to MKDGSSAEEPAKVSRRELYGDYVNYFLQPGAEVRPCCDPSVLKKTARYLRSEPEPAETFTVFPFYRAVRRDCASPGAHGRKHLTAFIKATELLETICVNLFLQPWKKEIKTLKTFTGPFVYGLLPVFSSSTIQSVLGSIGYLPHTDTPHSEYRLRDDVNPDSAMLLGFELLLARVTCDHLLEILEKDQLDLPEFLEVLQRRMDPAQLDEPPGKITMGQKEEENKKMEEAHRKEVPLILDSMLAVKPQPKPRRCHHTGVDQSIMEMQMIYPDLAFRGRPLRPGKPQRANGSSKDVHAPNTNDNSGDGKAAEVPKVAAATRRSRNDGSKADDVGDDCRGSGCSDRNRGGGPAAGDAISGHVGTTDGSAGDGGLRGPQALSLHITLRAASIAEQSLKPGEAPPTAAPPAHAQQPTIADFQNKRATIPTHPSLSSMDEAQELRELAERMGQLRVQDANEDVKSKEENKREEATTNQGRSQTEGPAEEENLGEPALSHAAGRGSRSSQSDPAVTEEQRRQARRHHSTPAGFLSCKGGDGTEPLGVEGPVRAEPGRDEEQLTKSFVMVERHDK from the exons ATGAAGGACGGCAGCAGCGCGGAAGAGCCGGCGAAGGTTTCCCGACGGGAGCTTTACGGAGATTATGTGAACTACTTCCTTCAGCCGGGAGCAGAGGTTCGGCCGTGCTGCGACCCATCGGTGCTGAAGAAGACGGCTCGGTATCTGCGGAGCGAGCCGGAGCCCGCGGAGACGTTCACCGTGTTCCCGTTCTACCGGGCTGTGCGGCGGGACTGCGCGTCACCGGGCGCACACGGAAGGAAACACCTGACGGCGTTCATTAAAGCCACCGAGCTGCTGGAGACGATCTGCGTCAACCTGTTCCTCCAACCCTGGAAGAAAGAGATCAAGACACTGAAG ACGTTTACAGGTCCATTTGTTTACGGCCTCCTGCCGGTTTTCAGCAGTTCTACCATTCAGTCCGTCCTGGGCTCTATTGGCTACCTGCCCCACACTGACACTCCACACAG TGAATACAGACTCCGTGATGATGTGAACCCCGACAGCGCCATGCTGCTGGGCTTTGAACTGCTGCTGGCCAGGGTGACATGTGACCACCTGCTGGAGATTCTGGAGAAGGATCAGCTGGATCTGCCG GAATTTCTGGAGGTTCTCCAGAGGAGAATGGACCCGGCACAACTGGATGAACCTCCGGGGAAGATAACGATGGggcaaaaagaagaggagaacaagaagatgGAAGAGGCGCATAGAAAAGAG GTGCCTCTGATTCTGGACTCCATGCTTGCAGTGAAACCCCAGCCCAAGCCTCGACGCTGCCACCACACAGGCGTGGACCAGTCCATCATGGAGATGCAGATGATCTACCCTGACCTTGCCTTCAGGGGCCGTCCTCTGCGACCGGGCAAACCTCAACGAGCAAACGGCAGCAGTAAAGATGTTCACGCTCCCAACACCAATGATAACAGTGGTGACGGTAAAGCTGCCGAGGTCCCCAAAGTCGCCGCCGCAACTAGACGCAGTAGAAATGATGGCAGCAAAGCTGATGACGTTGGTGACGATTGCAGAGGCAGTGGTTGTAGTGACAGGAACCGTGGCGGCGGGCCCGCAGCAGGAGACGCCATTAGCGGCCACGTCGGTACCACTGATGGAAGCGCAGGTGACGGTGGGCTCAGGGGTCCTCAGGCCCTTTCCCTACACATCACACTGAGAGCTGCATCCATAGCAGAGCAGAGCCTGAAACCTggagaggctccgcccacagcaGCGCCTCCTGCACATGCACAGCAGCCGACAATAGCAG ACTTTCAAAACAAGAGAGCGACCATCCCAACGCATCCCTCTCTGAGCTCCATGGACGAGGCGCAGGAGCTGAGAGAGCTGGCAGAGCGCATGGGCCAGCTCCGTGTGCAAGACGCCAACGAAGACGTGAAGagcaaagaagaaaacaagaggGAGGAGGCCACCACAAATCAAGGGAGGAGTCAGACAGAGGGACCGGCCGAGGAGGAGAACCTCGGTGAGCCAGCATTGAGCCACGCTGCCGGTAGAGGCTCCAGATCCTCTCAGTCTGATCCTGCAGTGACGGAAGAGCAGAGGCGGCAGGCTCGGCGTCACCACTCGACACCGGCAGGTTTCCTGAGCTGTAAAGGAGGAGATGGTACAGAACCGCTCGGAGTCGAGGGCCCTGTGAGAGCAGAACCAGGCAGAGATGAGGAGCAGCTGACGAAGAGCTTCGTTATGGTCGAGCGTCACGATAAATAA